From the Anguilla anguilla isolate fAngAng1 chromosome 8, fAngAng1.pri, whole genome shotgun sequence genome, one window contains:
- the triqk gene encoding triple QxxK/R motif-containing protein, with translation MGKKDACAARLPVEQYRKQIGKQDYKKTKSALRATRLKAEAKRSAPGIRDTVLVVVAILVFLLSVYAFFYLNLSTEIDLDVDVD, from the exons atggggaagaaagacGCATGTGCTGCAAGGTTGCCGGTTGAACAGTACCGCAAACAGATCG GAAAACAAGATTACAAGAAAACCAAATCTGCTCTGCGAGCGACGAGATTAAAAGCAGAGGCGAAGCGGAGTGCTCCGGGAATTCGG GACACTGTTCTTGTCGTCGTCGCCATCCTTGTCTTCCTCCTCAGCGTGTATGCCTTTTTCTACCTCAATCTGAGCACCGAGATAGACCTGGACGTGGATGTGGACTAG